Proteins from one Vanessa atalanta chromosome 15, ilVanAtal1.2, whole genome shotgun sequence genomic window:
- the LOC125069316 gene encoding protein extra-macrochaetae: MKAITAVCATGASVPAIASGRVQRHRDGENAEIQMYLSKLQDLVPFMPKNRRISKLEVIQHVIDYICDLQSALENHPAVGQFEAEAALAPACDSPPRPRRRPLGPRPAPNTILPTDRVLSSSLHSNHTTPEKQDQPDRPTC; the protein is encoded by the exons ATGAAAGCCATAACGGCGGTGTGTGCGACTGGAGCGTCCGTTCCGGCTATCGCCAGCGGAAGGGTGCAGAGGCACCGAGACGGCGAAAACGCCGAAATTCAGATGTATCTCTCCAAACTACAAGATCTGGTGCCGTTCATGCCAAAGAACAGGCGGATCTCAAAGCTGGAAGTGATCCAGCACGTGATTGATTACATCTGCGACTTGCAGTCTGCCTTAGAAAATCACCCAGCGGTTGGACAGTTTGAAGCTGAGGCCGCATTGGCGCCTGCGTGCGATTCACCACCCAGGCCGCGACGAAGGCCGCTCGGACCTCGCCCGGCTCCAAACACAATTCTCCCAACTGACAGAGTTCTATCCTCATCACTGCACTCGAACCACACG acTCCAGAAAAACAAGACCAACCAGATAGGCCGACGTGCTAA